A window of Castanea sativa cultivar Marrone di Chiusa Pesio chromosome 8, ASM4071231v1 genomic DNA:
AAGGTTCTTGTTTGATCTGGCATTAATAATTTTGCCAAGCCAAAGTCAGAAATTTTAGCGGTCAAAAAATTATCcatcaaaatattttgaggCTTTATATCACAATGAATAATAGGGGCCTTACACTCTTCATGTAAATAGAGAATCCCTCTTGCAACATCCAATGCTATATTTAATCTTTCATCCCAGTCTGGACGCCTTATACCTTTAAAAAGAAGATCGGCAAGGGAGCCATTGCTCATATATTCATAGACAAGTAACCTCTTAGAGCCCTCAACACAATAACCCAACAATTGAACCAAATTTTTGTGGCGAGTTCTCCCTATTACTCGCATCTCTGCACGAAACTCTCTTTCACCATCTTCCACCAATTTCTCTAGTCTCTTCACAGCAACAAGTTTCTTACTTTTGTACAAAGCCCCTTTGTACACCGTTCCAAAAGAACCCTTACCCAACTCATGTTTGAATCCATTTGTAGCTCTTTTGAGCTCATCATatgaaaacaaatttaaagTGAGCCCTTTAGTCAAGACCAGTGTTTCACTTTCTTTCAGTCTTTTATACCTTAGAGCTCGAATTTTGAACGTGTAACGGCCAGAAATTCCGAGGGCGAGACAGGAGAATGttgtaaaagataaaattaaaacaaaaatttgccTTTTAACCTTTTTGGTTGTCACATGATGAAGGGGAGGCTTCTTTGGGATGGAAGAAGTTTTATTCCAGCTTTCAGTGCTCCTGCCCACCTTGAAAAAAGCTACGCTATTTGTAACCCCTCTAACATATCTCAGTGGAAGCTTTTGTCTCTGGCAATATAAATCCTTGAACAATGCTGCATCACAATTGCAATCTTCCAAGCAAGAATTGCTGCATTCTTCCTTTGTTGACATGGGTACATATGCGTAAGGATTATCTTGCCAGAACATATTCTCCTTGGGATACATGTAATAATTTGCAACATGATCTTTGTGGCCACCTCCACACCCTACTTCCGAATAGTTTCTCTCACAGCCGAGAGATTCGAGATTCGGATCAACAAACTGTGTTCCAGGAAGACAAGCACAGTACGGTTTGTAATCATTGAGTGTGCAAAAGCTGTTGAAGCCACAAAAACCTTTCACTTCACAAAGATCCTCGTCCTTCAATGCTGGCCACAAAAGTTTTGGTGATGATGAGTTTTGTTTGCCTACTTTGTCAAAGGTATGGGAGTACAACCGGAAAATTCCATCAACAACAAGAGTTGCACGATAAATGGTGTTGGTGTTATTGTCGGCCAATGGTGATTTCAAAACTTTAACTCTTTCCATACTAGTGCTATTGATGATTTCTAGAACACCTGAATAATTGAGATAAAGGCGAAACTTGAAGCTTTTGGAACTAGTGTCAGAGCTCCAATAAGCTTCACTTTCATCGTCGATAGTGTTTACCGGGTATAGAACCAAGTTTCCATCATCCTGCATCTTCATACGATACCGTCCAGTTGAGTGATTAGTCTCTGATGAACTAGAGAACAATTGAGCACCAGAGGACAAAATCTGCCCTCCCAAAATTGTATCAGTGGGATGGCTGAAACTCTCCCAAATGATTGAATCATTTTTGTTGTAGAGAACAAAATTGCCATTGTCAAGCATACAGGCAGAAGAAGCTGACTCTGTTGCTTCACTGCTGATAAGCTTCTCTACTCCTTGCTCATCAGCTCTCAAATGAAGCTTACCATCCCTTGTCAAATCTAGTGTCGAGTTTGAGGTGACCGGAGAATCATCGCGGTTTGCTGTCCACACAACCGTTTTATTATTGTCTGTACCCATCAACCAGATTCCAACCATAAAACCATTGCCTTGTGGATAGAATCCAAATGCGAATTGGCCAGAAAAGGAAAGCCAAAAGGTGGGGAAAGTTGTGGGATTAAGTGAAGAGCCCAGGCTTATTCTTTGGTTACATTGCTTTTGTTGAGGTTGAGCTCCTCCAAATGTAAGGGACATAATAGAGAGTAGAAAGAAAACAGTAAATATGGAAGCCATGAGAGAAGGATGAGAAAGGTATTAGGACATGACAACATGcatatactttttatattgagaacTGATGAACAACTAGCTGGCAATTGCTGGCGCTTTTACTAGATTTTAGGAGAGAATTTAGGGGgattttcaggaaaaaaaaaaatcgtgcaTCGCGGGCAACTGGTCAACAAAATCGGTTCTTTGTCAAGTGTCAACAAATAAAATTAGTCATGGCAGCTTTAACACGTTAACGTACAATAAAGTTCGAAGTCACGTAACTCACGTTCATGCAAACCACAatgttttactctttttttttttttttgaaaacgaagttttactaatttttttaaggatagtTATATGTTTGCATTGTCCATTTCTCCTAATAACCTAAATTTTAGGttgtatattaaaaattatataaatactAGCCTCATTATatgatgaggttttttttttttttttttttttcttagtataGTGTTATAATTTTCCGCTTatctaaaattttggattataatcactacaaaaaaatgggGCTATCCCAGCGTTTTTAAAACCGCTGGGATAGCcccaaaaagcgctgggatagggtaAAAATTCCTATCCCGGCGTTTTTTTTCCCGACGCTTCAAACCGCCGCGCAGTGATAGTCGGTATAGGGTCGCTGGACCTGTACCAGCGCTTTTCAAAAGCGCCGGAAAAGGAGAAgccctataccagcgctttttaaagcgctggtataggccttttaaattatattcatttaaaacctattccagcgctttttaaagcgctggaataggtaatgcctatgccagcgctttcaaaagcgccGTACAGGTCttgaatgaatataatttaaaagaccTATACCCGCGCTTTTGAAAACGCCGGCATAGGCAGCACCTATTCCGGCGTTCTTCAAAAACGCCTGCATATCTTcaatgaatataattaaaaagacCCTATTGCAGCGCTTTTCAAAGCGCTGCTATAGggcctttttaaaaaaaaattttaattttatagcaCCTGAAATGTACCTACaatacatattttataaaacCTGTAATGAACCACAATTCATATTTTCCAATAGCAAATACAATACCACATTAAACCAacaaactaaatatatttaattacaccatatcaataattacatcccaaatgtctagaatgttatacacaaaataatacATTCCAAGTGTCTAGAATGTTATGAGGTGCACCTACACTACAATTTCACCATTGCACattgagtttaaaaaacaaaaaacactccTAATAGAAAATACTCcaccttttctctccatttctctccatgcaagccacccgcttactcccaaacaacaacccaccactaCTATATGTATTTACTTAGACAAAATATGAGAAATTGACAACAAATTGAACAACAACCTCACAAACCATAACCAATAACCCCATAAGGTTCAATATACGGCATTGCATATTTGTCAATATCAACCTCACAAACCATAACTAATAACCCCATAATCACATATATCTTTACAATAAGCCCATCATCGTCTTAGTAGCTCCTAAAATTTCTATTGATGAATCACAAACTGAATCATTTAAATGACTTACCATTTGTTAAGAACAGAAAGGGTACCTTCAAAGCACCTGCAATGGAAATCAACCGAGTTAGATACAACAAcagaataaaaagaaacattattCATTAAGACTGGCAACCATAATAGCATAATTACCATTCCCAAAACCAGAAACTAAAACATTCTTTGTATAACCATCCTTCCTTACTCTTTCACAGTTCtcatttcacaacaatttcagCATAGGTAAGTTTAATTTcccaaatttttcaaaacacacacacacacacacacacacacacaaaacactaAACATGTGTCATGAATTCTATTTTCCCCTCCTTTTCTACTCAATtttcccagcaaccaaacaaagttAGTTCTATAGAAAATTCACAATTCACTTAAACACACGCATAGAGTCAAAAAGGTTTAAAAGGGAGGATGAAATGTTTGAGAAAGTGTAACAATAagttaagaaaattaataagaaaaaaaatagttaaaagcGGGAAAGATAGAGTTGGAAGTAAGTAGATGATTTGCATAGATAAATACAATACAATGCAGTAATGCACCAACTAACTTaatgtgattttcaaaataataaatttgggaTTACCTGAATGTCCCTGGCCCAATCTATAGGATCACTGACAACAATATAAAGACAAGTGGATAAGATTAGGTGATGTAGAGGTACCACACCCCTCAAGCAGCCTATTTGAGAGGGGCAGCTAAGTGGGTATGTCACCTCCCCCCCACCCCACTTGTCAAAATACCCCCACTCCCTTTGGAAAATTCAAGTACAAAAattcccttctctttttttaggcatttctccctctctctttccccTTTACAAAACCCCTCTAAAACTGAAACTCCAACCCCTTttcctccacttttccactatCAAGAACCCATAGGAAGCTTCTAATGCCCTTTGTAAATGTGAGATGGTGTAATTTCTTTCATAGCCACACCATCCTCATTTTTATGTTGTACATGAATACTTAAACAATAGCTACCAATATAACTCATTGATGGAAggagtgttaaaaaaaatctaaaatttaaattgaaggaGTCCCTAGTCTAGCCTAAAAGAAGGTTGGGTTCTCCTTCAAAGAGTTTTCTATAACGAAACAAGAAATATTGTTATCCAAGTTTGCATTACAACCCAAAAGAACTATTCCAATCACAATATAAGGTTTTTATAGTTGTTTATAAGGCCATACAACGATGGGATACTTggttggctttgataccattaaGGGGGAGTTTGAATCCACACGTGAATGGAAATGTTAGAattatagttaaatgattaaattcaccaatTCCTAACAACTTAAGTTTTTGAGACAAGTGGTAATTTAACAAGAATGACTGCAAAGGAGCACGCAGTCACTGTTGCTCAGCTAAAGCTACAAACAAGCAAAACATGCCTCcatccaaaataataaaataaaataaaataagcatcTCCCAGCTGTCATAAACCATCATGCATGCTTGCTACAACAAATTACAAAATACCAAGGGCTACAGTTATCATCAGTTAAACAAAACTTAGGGGGATAAAGAAGAATCTACCTAAACCAATACAACATTGAGTTTGTTGACATACAATCGTTCAATTCGAAAAGAGGCCTCATTACTAGAAAGCTgtgcaagaaaaattaaaaggtaaGAATAAATATAGTTGTGAAAGCATGTGATGCCAACAGAAAAGACACAAACTAACAAAACTCCTCTCCCCGGGGGAGAAAAATATCACTATATGAGCCGCACTTTTTGCACAATGACATCAGATATGTAATTTTACATTACATCTCGCTATTCCACAGGCAATGCATTCCACCGATACTTAATAACCCTTTCTAGGACCTGGAATAGAAGCACAAAAATACATACTTTGATCAGCATTCAGAATAATAATTGCAAATTCGAAGAAATATTCTAACACCCTTTCGAACAGAAATTCAAGAGGAAATATTCTCTCTCAAGTAGAATGTAGTAGTTTTTcagaaacaaaaactaaaaccaTTATTTGTCCAGTTAAATGCATAtgcaacaaattaaaaacatcGATTCAATTGTGCCAAGAGTCACTAAGTAGATGATATGAAGACACAGAAGTGATCCTAgaatcatcaacatcaacaattAAGCCTGTATAGGCTCTACAAAAACTTTATATGAGATCTTATTTCCCCATGTGGGCTTGCAAGACCAATCTGTACATGTGTCAAAAGGCCTTTTGGCCAAGAGAAGAGTCAAAGATCTTGAGTCCAAGGCTAACATTTTGAACATCTAAGATGccttttttaagtatttttatcATGCACAAGGACTGTGTAATCTTTTTGGATTTAGGCAAGCCTATGAGCTATTTCATTTAGCTGCATACACTATATGTGAAATTCAAATGCATAAATCTGATAGACCTAATAGCAATTTATTTCCAAGCAAATGGCATACATTATTTTCCATGAAGCTTGACCCATCAAATAAATTTACAGGTAGATACAAACACACATTACTGATATTGATCCTTGACCCCATCCCCACGCCTTTATTTATGAGGAGAGGTGCCATTTGGTCCAAGGCCCATATGTCACATCACACAGAAAAATTATAAGATAAAGTTTTACAAAACTACCAACatatctaagaaaaatattgaTGAAGCACTAATCCATGTGCATAAGGAATCCATTGATAGGTTTTGGAAAGATTGAACACAGATGCAACAACAAATTGaagaatagaaaaatgaaagattaaaaaataccTAGACACCTAGTGTTGGTTAAAGTTAAAACCAGACCATTGAAAAATTTCCATGAGATATTTCATTAATCAATTAAACTGTATAATAAAACTGAACCCGTGGTTCCTTAAATAGAGTTGCAATATTCTTATCCTtttaggaatagtaaataatTGTACTACCCTATTAAGAAAAGGAATTAAACTCCTAAGCCAAATAggtaaagaaaataaaccaattaaataaataaatcctaaACATTAAATTAATCGAGCTTAGGTCTTAAGGCCTAATTAGTAGCAAGCTCCATCCATAATGCTGCAGGTGGAGTCGTCTACTCgctctttttttaatagatacgAAGGAATTTCAACCCTATGGCATCCTGTAGACAAACTTTCAAAGAAGTTTATATAATAGGGGGGAAATGTCAACTTTTATTAAACATAGAAGTTAAATTATGCAGCCAAGTTTAGTAGGCATTGCGCTATTGGGCTATTTCTCTGGGATGGGTTAGCATATGTGGATATTCCACTAAAAGTTCCACCATTCCAAAGATGATTAACATGTGGCAGTGGCCTACACTGCTTTTTTTTAACTCCGAATTCAAAGGTGATAATTGATGGTAATTGCATGGTGCGTGCAATAGCCCTAACCATATTGATCCAAACCCTAAATCAAAACCTACCTAAGCAGTTTTACCATAGTTTTTATAGAGTTAGAGGACAAGGGCTGAAATTTAAGTcttaagttaaaataaaatcttgtataaataaaacaaaataaaagtaaaaaacttaaCAAGACTAGtattacaaaatttgaaatcaagtaaaaaattgaaacttggaAATATATCTTACTTCTCAGTGATTGCAAAGGAGGAGACTTGCTTGCCGCTGTAAGCAACTACAATATAGGCTCATTTTATTCTAGATCTTTTGGAAATATTGAAAAAGAATTCCAGACTATGATATAAAAATTCCAAGcatatttaattaaaaccaaacacaaataccAGCACCATTCTAACGCAGTCATTAATAAAACAAAGCCACCGCCATTTCGAAGTATATCAATATTATCTTCAAGATAATTCATATAACATCACCCAtgggctttgttttttttagtcaGAAGCTTGAGATGTGTATGCATGAAGCAACACACATAAATTTAAGGTAGCCAGTATTGTCAAGGAGTAAAATACTGTGCTCATTTTATGGATTTCATATTGCCGATTAGTTTAATTAATATACTTAAATCATACCTACTGACCAAGGTTTGGCTTCAAATTgtgtgaaaaacaaaataagaaatggGTGTCATAAAGCATGCAAGTATATATTATTTCCTCATTGGCTTGATGTGCCAGAGGTTGGAAATAAAATAGGCAAACACTAGTGAAATTAATTGAGCTTAACCAACTTTGTATAGCAAGTGACAACTTTATTTACTCGTTTGGTATGAGAAAAAGACATggattaataaattaaaactgTGTGGTAGCTTCGTATTGCATTAATAGTTAATAAAAAGGCTGATTCTAGCGTAGGAGTTTTCAAAcatctaaattttaagaaattaaacaaattgACACCTGTGGTTGTGACAGAAGCATAAAtaagtatataaatataaaattagtaattatAAGAAGTGTGTGATAGTGGGGAATTTATGCTAGGATGAGCCAACAGAGTTTGGGTAGAGTCATCTAAACGTTGAATAGGTAAACATATTGTACAAGTATTAAAGAAGAGACTAACCAGTGCGGCAGTGCCTGTTGGCGTTTGGTACATGTCAAAAAAGCATCTCTtccaaattggaaaaaaaaaaaagggcaaatcactaaccaaaaaaaaaaaccttgggaTGGCGGCGACACCAAGCTGACGGGGTTTCCAAGCTCCAGTGACGAATCCGGTGAGTTGTGTGTGCGATCGGGTGGTGGAGTGATCGGAATAGATTAATCTAGAAAcgagcagagagagagagagaggtttgcttgtgagaaatgagaaaataaTGAGGCGGCTGAAGTGAGAAATGTagagattagggttttttttttttttttttaagttattgtataaaacgacgtagttttatgttataaagagagagaaaaaaaattaaatgtgttTATTAGGGTTCGAACTTGGGCAACATATTACTCCACGCTTAGCTTACCACTAAACTACTAGTACTCTTCTTTAAgcattttatacataataatatttaatacatatcgagtttttttttggagatattgttcattattaaaaataattgatgttttaaaaagtaatacataaataaataaattataaaaaaaacttcaaaaaaaattgttgacaaaGACACccctcaaaccaaaaaaaaagaaaagaaaagaaaaaagagatgatAATAAGTAATTTATAGTgtgtttttttcctcaaaatacTTTGgtagattattttttattttgataattcaattgttacaacAAACTAAAGGAGagatttaaattataattctCCTCATAAAAGAGACTAATTAATATcaccaaattatgaaaaattattaagtgtTCTCTAAATAAAACGACTTTGTGCTCTCTTATTTTACAttagtaaaaataattattacataaaaataagaaataccATATGAATATATCActatattcttaaaatattgaataatcactattaaattataattctCCTCGTAAAAGAGACTAATTAATATCACCAAATTATGAAACTCATTTACTCATTAAAACCCATTTAACTAATTGCTTCTAACCCAAACCATCAACAAAGATGGAAAccccataaaaaattatcacttcactCACACCCATATTTGCCAAAGTCATTTAAAATGCAAagaataaattccaaaaatcaacTCATATCAACATATGCAACAACAAGACCCATATAGTTGATCTAGCAAACCAACCTTCAAATACCCATTAGCAAACTAATCAACCAAAACTttttatcaaagcaaaaactctttaaatgatatgaaattttcgGATTTTAACAAAGCCATTGGTACCCAAATCATCTTAACCCTCTAATCTAACATTAttcaccaaaacccatcaagtatttactataataatcattgaatagcaaaacccaaagcaaaaactcttcaaatgatatgaaattttcgGATTTTAACAAAGCCATTGGTACCCAAATCATCTTAACCCTCTAATCTAACATTAttcaccaaaacccatcaagtatttactataataatcattgaatagcaaaacccaaaggatttcataaaagaaattgagcaaaaagcttagatttttaccttaaaatcTTGTTGGGAAAAGCC
This region includes:
- the LOC142605543 gene encoding G-type lectin S-receptor-like serine/threonine-protein kinase LECRK3 — translated: MASIFTVFFLLSIMSLTFGGAQPQQKQCNQRISLGSSLNPTTFPTFWLSFSGQFAFGFYPQGNGFMVGIWLMGTDNNKTVVWTANRDDSPVTSNSTLDLTRDGKLHLRADEQGVEKLISSEATESASSACMLDNGNFVLYNKNDSIIWESFSHPTDTILGGQILSSGAQLFSSSSETNHSTGRYRMKMQDDGNLVLYPVNTIDDESEAYWSSDTSSKSFKFRLYLNYSGVLEIINSTSMERVKVLKSPLADNNTNTIYRATLVVDGIFRLYSHTFDKVGKQNSSSPKLLWPALKDEDLCEVKGFCGFNSFCTLNDYKPYCACLPGTQFVDPNLESLGCERNYSEVGCGGGHKDHVANYYMYPKENMFWQDNPYAYVPMSTKEECSNSCLEDCNCDAALFKDLYCQRQKLPLRYVRGVTNSVAFFKVGRSTESWNKTSSIPKKPPLHHVTTKKVKRQIFVLILSFTTFSCLALGISGRYTFKIRALRYKRLKESETLVLTKGLTLNLFSYDELKRATNGFKHELGKGSFGTVYKGALYKSKKLVAVKRLEKLVEDGEREFRAEMRVIGRTRHKNLVQLLGYCVEGSKRLLVYEYMSNGSLADLLFKGIRRPDWDERLNIALDVARGILYLHEECKAPIIHCDIKPQNILMDNFLTAKISDFGLAKLLMPDQTRTFTLVRGTRGYIAPEWQKSIPISVKADVYSYGIVLLEIVCCRKNMEVNVSRPEETVLSTWVYKCFIAKELDKIMGGEEVDKRTLENMVKVGLWCIQDEPILRPSMKSVVLMLEGITDISVPPCPTNVSM